In Nocardia asteroides, the following proteins share a genomic window:
- a CDS encoding DUF445 domain-containing protein yields MIGYITNWTGILMLFQPIKFYGVKLPGLRAVFPYLPKRIQVLPLLSYDGRIGWQGIVPSRADKMASIAVDKGLSKLGSVADFYRELDPEKLAEHLAEVADAQISDIVEVILRREHPQLWYNLPTQVREMVHQRVRSQLPEILRELTIELGTNIDQLLDVKQMVIRYFQARPQLLNQLFQVLGAKELRFMQNFGFYFGAPCGLLLVLALHTTGLSPLIVLPVGGIVIGWVVNWVGINMIFAPATPKWWCPWRQGLLIKRQPEITAGYAALVSTEVVTVANIGDELLNGPRSDRTLQMLEDTLRPAADRALGPARPAVKFMLGSREYDSLQSTLTAEAMTIAPMAFADPEFNVQQGRQVNEYIARQMSALSPHDFVDMLRSAIKQDEWLLFVHGGALGLLAGYAHILVFGTGVATTWM; encoded by the coding sequence GTGATCGGATACATCACCAACTGGACCGGCATTTTGATGCTGTTCCAGCCGATCAAGTTCTACGGCGTGAAGCTACCCGGGCTCCGCGCGGTCTTTCCGTACCTGCCCAAGCGGATCCAGGTATTGCCGCTGCTCAGCTATGACGGCCGGATCGGCTGGCAGGGCATCGTGCCCTCGCGCGCGGACAAAATGGCGAGCATCGCCGTCGACAAGGGCCTGTCCAAACTGGGCAGCGTCGCCGACTTCTACCGCGAACTCGATCCGGAGAAGCTCGCCGAACATCTGGCCGAGGTGGCCGACGCGCAGATCAGCGACATCGTCGAAGTGATCCTGCGCCGCGAGCATCCGCAGCTCTGGTACAACCTGCCGACCCAGGTGCGCGAGATGGTGCATCAGCGGGTGCGCTCGCAACTGCCCGAGATCCTGCGCGAACTCACCATCGAACTCGGCACCAATATCGATCAGCTGCTCGATGTGAAGCAGATGGTCATCCGCTATTTCCAGGCCCGTCCGCAATTGCTCAACCAGCTGTTCCAGGTGCTCGGCGCCAAGGAACTGCGGTTCATGCAGAACTTCGGTTTCTATTTCGGCGCGCCCTGCGGTCTGCTGCTGGTGCTCGCGCTGCACACCACCGGCCTGTCGCCGTTGATCGTGCTGCCGGTCGGCGGCATCGTCATCGGCTGGGTGGTGAACTGGGTCGGCATCAACATGATCTTCGCGCCCGCCACGCCCAAGTGGTGGTGCCCGTGGCGGCAGGGTCTGCTGATCAAGCGCCAGCCCGAGATCACCGCGGGCTACGCGGCGCTGGTCTCGACCGAGGTGGTCACCGTCGCCAACATCGGCGACGAACTGCTCAACGGCCCGCGCTCGGACCGCACCCTGCAGATGCTCGAGGACACCCTGCGCCCGGCCGCCGACCGCGCGCTCGGCCCGGCCCGGCCCGCGGTGAAGTTCATGCTCGGCAGCCGCGAGTACGACTCGCTGCAGTCCACGCTCACCGCCGAGGCCATGACGATCGCGCCGATGGCCTTCGCCGACCCGGAGTTCAACGTCCAACAGGGCAGGCAGGTCAACGAATACATCGCCCGGCAAATGTCCGCACTTTCCCCGCACGACTTCGTGGACATGCTGCGTTCGGCGATCAAACAGGACGAATGGTTGCTTTTCGTCCATGGCGGCGCGCTGGGGCTGCTCGCCGGATACGCTCACATCCTGGTCTTCGGAACAGGAGTAGCGACGACATGGATGTAG
- a CDS encoding Abi-alpha family protein gives MTDDRTGQDLARAGTRAVERSSDVEQRQISNEARLIRGVFRAAGLAAGTAVRGSQWAVGTTYEVTKELAQAALDGESSADIAERTGNALRSIARSALGVTEGSVREIVSYVPTPNGSSQQAITVGPYLRSASTEDLRRRGDALLARSADVYFTEDVHPAYDRILDEIAPDEARILRFMALNGPQPAVDVRTNRPLGIGSELVQGDLTSVPEQAGVRYPDRARSYLINLNRLGLTYSSDDPVVLSRYMVLEVQPVVEDALKKAGRAPKIVRKSLRLSEFGEDFCRTCFTIG, from the coding sequence GTGACAGACGACAGGACCGGACAGGATCTGGCCCGTGCCGGTACCCGCGCCGTCGAGCGCAGCTCGGATGTCGAGCAGCGACAGATCAGCAACGAGGCCAGGTTGATCCGCGGCGTGTTCCGCGCCGCCGGGCTGGCCGCCGGCACCGCGGTGCGCGGCAGCCAGTGGGCGGTCGGGACCACCTACGAGGTGACCAAGGAACTGGCCCAGGCGGCGCTGGACGGCGAGTCCTCGGCGGATATCGCCGAGCGCACCGGCAACGCGCTGCGCTCGATCGCGCGCAGCGCGCTCGGCGTCACCGAGGGGTCGGTGCGCGAGATCGTCAGCTACGTGCCGACGCCCAACGGATCCAGCCAGCAGGCCATCACCGTGGGCCCGTACCTGCGCTCGGCCAGTACCGAGGACCTGCGCAGGCGCGGCGACGCGCTGCTGGCCCGCTCGGCCGACGTGTACTTCACCGAGGACGTGCACCCGGCCTACGACCGGATCCTCGACGAGATCGCCCCCGACGAGGCCCGCATCCTGCGGTTCATGGCCCTCAACGGTCCGCAGCCGGCGGTCGACGTGCGGACCAACCGCCCGCTCGGCATCGGCTCGGAGCTGGTCCAGGGCGACCTCACCTCGGTGCCGGAACAGGCGGGCGTGCGCTACCCCGACCGGGCCAGGTCCTACCTGATCAACCTCAACCGCCTCGGCCTCACCTACTCCTCCGACGACCCGGTGGTGCTGAGCCGCTACATGGTGCTCGAGGTGCAGCCGGTCGTGGAGGACGCGCTCAAGAAGGCGGGGCGGGCGCCGAAGATCGTCCGCAAGAGCCTGCGGCTGTCGGAGTTCGGCGAGGACTTCTGCCGCACCTGCTTCACCATCGGGTAG
- a CDS encoding LLM class flavin-dependent oxidoreductase, giving the protein MHIGLGLPISDPAALLDWARRADDGPFRTLGLLDRLVYDNPEPLVTLAALAGATRRIRLQTEVLLAPLRETALLAKQTATLDVLSGGRFTLGVGVGGRADDHVAAGTDPRTRGRRLDAQIDLLRRLWAGEPFGPDCGPIGPAPVQPTGPELLFGGFQPAALDRVGRCGGGFLAAAPPSWAGGLFDTVRRSWKDHGRAGAPRIVAQVNVALGDDDVLADARAAMRAYYAFAGDRSAFMLDGLLTTPEAIRSTIAEFGELGADEVMLYCYGRDADQVDRLADLVG; this is encoded by the coding sequence ATGCACATCGGCCTCGGCCTGCCCATCTCCGACCCCGCCGCCCTGCTCGACTGGGCCCGCCGCGCCGACGACGGCCCGTTCCGCACGCTGGGCCTGCTCGACCGGCTCGTCTACGACAACCCCGAACCGCTGGTCACCCTGGCCGCCCTGGCCGGCGCCACCCGCCGCATCCGGCTGCAGACCGAGGTCCTGCTCGCACCGCTGCGCGAGACCGCGCTGCTGGCCAAGCAGACCGCCACCCTCGACGTGCTGTCCGGCGGCCGGTTCACCCTCGGCGTCGGCGTCGGCGGCCGGGCCGACGACCACGTCGCCGCCGGCACCGACCCGCGCACCCGCGGCCGCCGCCTCGACGCGCAGATCGACCTGCTGCGGCGGCTGTGGGCGGGCGAACCGTTCGGTCCCGATTGCGGCCCGATCGGTCCCGCGCCCGTCCAGCCCACCGGACCGGAGCTGCTGTTCGGCGGTTTCCAGCCGGCCGCGCTCGACCGGGTCGGCCGGTGCGGCGGCGGTTTCCTGGCCGCCGCGCCGCCGTCGTGGGCGGGCGGCCTGTTCGACACCGTGCGCCGATCCTGGAAGGACCACGGCCGTGCCGGTGCACCGCGCATCGTCGCCCAGGTGAATGTCGCCCTCGGTGACGACGACGTACTCGCCGACGCCCGCGCCGCGATGCGCGCCTACTACGCCTTCGCCGGCGATCGCTCGGCCTTCATGCTGGACGGCCTGCTCACCACGCCCGAGGCCATCCGCTCGACCATCGCGGAGTTCGGCGAACTCGGCGCCGACGAGGTCATGCTCTACTGCTACGGCCGCGACGCCGACCAGGTCGACCGGCTCGCCGACCTGGTCGGCTGA
- a CDS encoding 50S ribosomal protein L25/general stress protein Ctc — translation MSDVNQIEAAVRTEFGKGAARRTRRDGNVPAVLYGHQAEPQHLSLNAKAFAAILREHGTNAILNLVVDGKQQLAMTKSVVVHPIRRYIEHADLLIVKRGERVTTDVNVTVTGDAAAGTLVTQEATTLSIEADALKLPEAIEVSVEGIEAGTQILAGAIELPAGVTLAADPEALIVNVIAAPSAAELDEEGEGAAEGETAEAEAESAE, via the coding sequence ATGTCCGACGTGAACCAGATCGAAGCCGCCGTCCGCACCGAATTCGGTAAGGGCGCCGCTCGCCGTACCCGTCGCGACGGCAACGTGCCCGCCGTGCTGTACGGCCACCAGGCCGAGCCGCAGCACCTGAGCCTCAACGCCAAGGCCTTCGCCGCCATCCTGCGTGAGCACGGCACCAACGCGATCCTGAACCTGGTCGTCGACGGCAAGCAGCAGCTCGCTATGACCAAGTCGGTCGTGGTCCACCCGATCCGCCGCTACATCGAGCACGCCGACCTGCTGATCGTCAAGCGCGGCGAGCGCGTCACCACCGACGTGAACGTCACCGTCACCGGCGACGCCGCCGCGGGCACCCTGGTCACCCAGGAAGCCACCACCCTGTCCATCGAGGCCGACGCGCTGAAGCTGCCGGAGGCCATCGAGGTCTCCGTCGAGGGCATCGAGGCCGGCACCCAGATCCTGGCCGGCGCCATCGAGCTGCCCGCCGGTGTCACCCTGGCCGCCGACCCGGAGGCGCTGATCGTCAACGTGATCGCCGCGCCGTCCGCCGCCGAGCTCGACGAAGAGGGCGAAGGCGCCGCCGAGGGCGAGACCGCCGAGGCCGAGGCCGAGTCCGCCGAATAA
- a CDS encoding ABC-F family ATP-binding cassette domain-containing protein, with the protein MSNLINLEQVSKSFGIKPLLDDVSLGVHAGERIGVVGLNGGGKTTLLEVLTGLEAPDSGRVSRVGGLRMAVVTQRGVLPEGATIGSVVLAGLSDDLSTADIAEHEWAADARIRSVLDGIGIADLGLDTPVTNLSGGERRRVALAAALVRELDLLVLDEPTNHLDIEGVQWLAEHLIARRTALVVVTHDRWFLDTVATRTWEVVGGKVETYEGGYGDWIFARAERARQADATEARRQNLARKELAWLRRGAKARTSKPRYRVEAAEALIADVPPPRDSVSLAAFARKRLGRVVIELEDATLTTPDGRVLVDDLTWRLAPGERVGLVGVNGSGKTTLLRALAGAAEPAAGKRIQGQTVQIGWLRQELDDLPTDLRVLEAVQQVAQRIMLGDKEISAGQLAERLGFTPARQRTPVGDLSGGERRRLQLTRILMAEPNVLLLDEPTNDLDIDTLQQLEDLLDNWAGTLVVISHDRYLVERICDTTWALFGDTKLTNLPGGIDQYLTKRAALASSAKPAAAKPAASSTDSADRRAARKELSRLERSIAKLDEREQKLHVALADAATDPDKLVKLGAELKEVVQEKEAAEERWLELAEDH; encoded by the coding sequence ATGTCCAACCTGATCAACCTCGAACAGGTCTCCAAGAGCTTCGGCATCAAGCCGCTGCTGGACGACGTCTCGCTCGGTGTGCACGCGGGAGAGCGGATCGGGGTGGTCGGTCTCAACGGTGGCGGCAAGACGACCCTGCTCGAAGTCCTGACCGGCCTGGAGGCGCCCGACAGCGGCCGGGTGAGCCGCGTCGGTGGCCTGCGGATGGCCGTGGTCACCCAGCGCGGCGTGCTGCCCGAGGGCGCGACCATCGGTTCGGTGGTGCTCGCCGGCCTGTCCGACGACCTGTCCACCGCCGACATCGCCGAGCACGAATGGGCCGCCGACGCGCGCATCCGCTCGGTGCTCGACGGCATCGGCATCGCCGACCTGGGCCTGGACACCCCCGTCACCAACCTGTCCGGCGGCGAGCGCCGCCGCGTCGCCCTGGCCGCGGCCCTGGTGCGCGAGCTGGACCTGCTCGTCCTCGACGAGCCGACCAACCACCTCGACATCGAGGGCGTGCAGTGGCTGGCCGAACACCTGATCGCCCGGCGCACCGCGCTGGTGGTGGTCACCCACGATCGCTGGTTCCTCGACACCGTCGCCACTCGCACCTGGGAGGTCGTCGGCGGCAAGGTGGAGACCTACGAGGGTGGCTACGGCGACTGGATCTTCGCCCGCGCCGAGCGCGCCCGCCAGGCCGACGCCACCGAGGCCCGCCGCCAGAACCTGGCCCGCAAGGAACTGGCCTGGCTGCGCCGCGGCGCCAAGGCCCGCACCTCCAAGCCGCGCTACCGGGTGGAGGCCGCCGAGGCGCTGATCGCCGACGTGCCGCCGCCGCGCGACTCGGTCTCGCTGGCCGCCTTCGCGCGCAAGCGGCTGGGCCGCGTGGTGATCGAGCTCGAGGACGCCACCCTCACCACCCCCGACGGCCGCGTCCTGGTCGACGACCTGACCTGGCGCCTCGCCCCGGGCGAGCGGGTGGGTCTGGTCGGCGTCAACGGGTCGGGCAAGACCACGCTGCTGCGCGCGCTGGCCGGCGCCGCCGAACCCGCCGCGGGCAAGCGCATCCAGGGCCAGACCGTCCAGATCGGCTGGCTGCGCCAGGAACTCGACGATCTGCCCACCGATCTGCGGGTGCTGGAGGCGGTGCAGCAGGTCGCCCAGCGAATCATGCTCGGCGACAAGGAGATCTCCGCTGGTCAGCTGGCCGAACGGCTCGGCTTCACCCCGGCCCGCCAGCGCACCCCGGTCGGCGACCTCTCCGGTGGTGAGCGCCGCAGGCTGCAGCTGACCCGCATCCTGATGGCCGAACCGAACGTGCTGCTGCTCGACGAGCCCACCAACGACCTCGACATCGACACCCTGCAGCAGCTCGAGGACCTGCTCGACAACTGGGCGGGCACCCTCGTGGTCATCAGCCACGACCGCTACCTGGTCGAGCGCATCTGCGACACCACCTGGGCGCTGTTCGGTGACACCAAGCTCACCAACCTGCCCGGCGGCATCGACCAGTACCTCACCAAGCGCGCCGCCCTGGCGTCGAGCGCCAAGCCCGCCGCCGCGAAACCGGCCGCGTCGTCGACGGATTCGGCCGACCGCCGCGCGGCTCGCAAGGAACTGTCGCGCCTCGAACGCAGCATCGCCAAGCTCGACGAACGCGAGCAGAAACTGCACGTCGCCCTGGCCGACGCCGCCACCGACCCGGACAAGCTGGTGAAACTCGGCGCCGAACTCAAAGAGGTCGTGCAGGAAAAGGAAGCGGCCGAGGAGCGCTGGCTCGAACTGGCCGAGGACCACTGA
- a CDS encoding fatty acyl-AMP ligase: protein MSRFTDEMFATALTSPRGLVTGEPEAPLRQTWGEIHRAARRMAGGLAAAGIEHGDAVGVLAGLPVDIAPVCQAIWMRGASITMLHQPTPRTDLAVWVRDTETVLGMIEAKAVVLGAPFAAAEPVLLERGITVVKIEDLHDGPDTDPVPTAESDIALQQLTSGSTGSPKAVRITHGNFNVNAHAMFNRVKFQLDDDVMISWLPLFHDMGMVGFLSVPMQFGAEVVCVTPLDFLARPLLWAELIAKYRGTVTAAPNFAYSLLARRLRQAEPGSIDLSSVRWMWNGAEPVDPDTMVALAEAGKHFGLNPMALTPVYGMAETTLAVSIPDPGHGMVLDIIDADLLEAVGKAVPVAEDGHHGAPRRLPTLGHLVDDLEGRVVDAERQPLPVRTVGVIELRGPAVTSGYVTVDGFRPAQDAEGWLDTGDIGYFTEAGLIVVCGRMKDVIIMGGRNIYPTDIERAAMRVAGVRPGNAVAVRLDAGEKRESFAVVVESNDYQDPDEVKRMEREIVHEVFTEVGARPRTVAVLGPGALPKTSSGKLRRAATAVHLR from the coding sequence TTGAGCAGGTTCACCGACGAAATGTTCGCCACAGCGCTGACCAGCCCGCGGGGGCTGGTCACCGGGGAACCGGAAGCGCCGCTGCGGCAGACCTGGGGGGAAATCCATCGCGCCGCGCGGCGGATGGCGGGCGGCTTGGCGGCCGCCGGGATCGAACACGGCGACGCGGTGGGCGTGCTCGCCGGGTTGCCGGTCGACATCGCCCCTGTCTGCCAGGCCATCTGGATGCGTGGTGCCTCGATCACCATGCTGCACCAGCCCACTCCGCGCACCGACCTGGCGGTCTGGGTCCGCGACACCGAGACCGTCCTCGGCATGATCGAGGCCAAGGCCGTGGTCCTGGGCGCGCCGTTCGCCGCGGCCGAACCCGTACTGCTCGAACGGGGGATCACCGTGGTCAAGATCGAGGACCTGCACGACGGTCCCGACACCGATCCGGTACCGACCGCCGAGTCCGATATCGCGCTGCAGCAGTTGACCTCTGGGTCGACCGGCTCGCCCAAGGCCGTCCGGATCACGCACGGGAACTTCAACGTCAACGCGCACGCGATGTTCAACCGGGTGAAATTCCAGCTCGACGACGACGTGATGATCAGCTGGCTGCCGCTGTTCCACGACATGGGCATGGTCGGTTTCCTCAGCGTGCCCATGCAATTCGGCGCCGAAGTGGTGTGCGTGACCCCGCTGGACTTCCTGGCCAGGCCGCTGCTGTGGGCCGAGCTGATCGCCAAGTACCGCGGAACCGTCACGGCGGCACCCAACTTCGCCTACTCGCTGCTGGCCCGGCGGCTGCGCCAGGCCGAACCGGGATCGATCGACCTGTCCAGCGTGCGGTGGATGTGGAACGGCGCCGAGCCGGTCGACCCGGACACCATGGTCGCGCTGGCCGAGGCGGGCAAGCACTTCGGGCTCAACCCGATGGCGCTGACCCCGGTGTACGGCATGGCCGAGACCACCCTGGCCGTCTCGATCCCCGACCCCGGCCACGGCATGGTCCTCGACATCATCGACGCCGACCTGCTGGAAGCGGTGGGCAAGGCGGTGCCGGTGGCCGAGGACGGTCATCACGGCGCCCCGCGCAGGCTGCCCACCCTGGGTCACCTGGTCGACGATCTGGAAGGCCGGGTGGTCGACGCCGAGCGCCAGCCGTTGCCCGTGCGCACGGTCGGCGTCATCGAATTGCGCGGTCCCGCCGTGACTTCGGGCTATGTGACCGTCGACGGGTTCCGGCCCGCCCAGGACGCCGAGGGCTGGCTCGACACCGGCGACATCGGTTACTTCACCGAGGCCGGGCTGATCGTGGTGTGCGGGCGGATGAAGGACGTCATCATCATGGGCGGCCGCAACATCTACCCCACCGACATCGAGCGGGCAGCCATGCGGGTCGCCGGCGTCCGGCCCGGCAACGCGGTGGCGGTGCGCCTGGACGCCGGTGAGAAGCGCGAAAGCTTCGCCGTGGTGGTGGAATCCAACGACTACCAGGATCCCGACGAGGTGAAACGGATGGAGCGCGAGATCGTCCACGAGGTGTTCACCGAGGTCGGCGCCCGCCCGCGCACGGTCGCGGTGCTCGGCCCCGGCGCCCTGCCCAAGACGTCGTCGGGCAAGCTGCGCCGCGCGGCCACAGCGGTGCACCTGAGGTAA
- the pth gene encoding aminoacyl-tRNA hydrolase: MTESSGPALVVGLGNPGPEYERTRHNVGFLVADVLAERVGGRFAVHKKSGADLLQARLDGRQILIAKPRAYMNLSGRPVAALAKFFSVPVDQVIVVHDELDLPFGTIKLKQGGGEGGHNGLRSISQALTTKDYLRTRIGIGRPPGRQDPADYVLKPFAAPERKEVPVIVEQAADAVELLLKVGLETAQNSLH; encoded by the coding sequence ATGACCGAATCCTCCGGGCCCGCACTCGTGGTGGGGCTGGGTAACCCCGGCCCCGAATACGAGCGCACCCGCCACAATGTGGGCTTCCTGGTCGCCGACGTGCTCGCCGAGCGCGTCGGCGGCCGTTTTGCCGTGCACAAGAAGTCGGGCGCCGACCTGCTGCAGGCCCGGCTGGACGGGCGCCAGATCCTGATCGCCAAGCCGCGTGCCTACATGAACCTGTCGGGCAGGCCGGTGGCCGCGCTGGCCAAGTTCTTCTCGGTGCCGGTCGACCAGGTGATCGTCGTACACGACGAGCTCGACCTGCCGTTCGGCACGATCAAGCTCAAGCAGGGTGGCGGCGAGGGCGGGCACAACGGCCTGCGCTCGATCTCGCAGGCCCTCACCACCAAGGACTACCTGCGCACCCGGATCGGCATCGGCCGTCCGCCCGGTCGCCAGGATCCCGCCGACTACGTCCTCAAGCCGTTCGCCGCACCGGAACGCAAAGAGGTGCCGGTGATCGTCGAACAGGCCGCCGACGCGGTCGAGCTGCTGCTGAAGGTCGGGCTGGAAACCGCCCAGAACTCGTTGCACTAG
- a CDS encoding nuclear transport factor 2 family protein gives MPRPPDHPDDLIAISRLKFRYLRALDTKSWDEFADTLVPEATATYSEYLQFESREAFLAFLRNTLGPHVITEHRCDHPEIDVDGDTATGTWYLADTVIIPEHNMCLRGAAFYTDRYVRCEDGHWRIAHTGYERTYEVVLSLSDLPSLRLTASRWGMIAQENHISSVERNPGPAA, from the coding sequence GTGCCGCGCCCGCCCGATCACCCCGACGACCTGATCGCGATCAGCAGGCTCAAGTTCCGCTACCTGCGCGCCCTGGACACCAAGTCCTGGGACGAGTTCGCCGACACCCTGGTCCCCGAGGCGACCGCCACCTACAGCGAATACCTGCAGTTCGAGTCGCGCGAGGCGTTCCTGGCCTTCCTGCGCAACACCCTGGGGCCGCACGTCATCACCGAGCACCGCTGCGATCACCCGGAGATCGACGTCGACGGCGATACCGCCACCGGCACCTGGTACCTGGCCGACACGGTGATCATCCCCGAGCACAACATGTGCCTGCGCGGCGCGGCCTTCTACACCGACCGCTACGTGCGCTGCGAGGACGGCCACTGGCGCATCGCGCACACCGGCTACGAGCGCACCTACGAGGTGGTGCTCTCGCTCAGTGATCTGCCCAGCCTGCGGTTGACCGCGAGCCGCTGGGGCATGATCGCCCAGGAGAACCACATCTCCTCGGTCGAGCGCAACCCCGGACCGGCCGCGTAG
- a CDS encoding peptide chain release factor 3: protein MTESGETAAPTPRGLPAEVARRRTFAVISHPDAGKSTLTEALALHAKMISEAGAIHGKAGRKSTVSDWMEMEKARGISVSSTALQFNYRAAGSDVDNVINLVDTPGHSDFSEDTYRVLTAVDAAVMLIDAAKGLEPQTLKLFQVCRHRGIPVITVINKWDRPGQAPLELLDEISERIGLTPTPLFLPVGIAGDFRGLLRRGPEGEATEYVHFTRTAGGATIAPEESLSPAEAEAREGEAWTTAAEESELLSATGQDHDQELFLAGQTSPVIYASAMLNFGVRQLLETLVALAPAPGARADVTGKDRQTGDPFSAVVFKVQAGMDTAHRDRLAFMRIVSGEFERGMVVTHAQTGRPFATKYALTVFGRERTTVDTAYPGDVVGLVNATALAPGHTLFVDKKVEFPPIPSFAPEHFATLRAQSAGKYKQFRKAIDQLDSEGVVQVLRNDARGDQSPVLAAVGPMQFEVVTARMQAEFNVETQLDFLPFTLARRTDAESAPELDRQRGVEVFTRTDGAILALFSDKWRLQYIEKEHPKLTLEPLVATAD from the coding sequence TTGACCGAGTCCGGAGAGACCGCAGCCCCCACCCCGCGCGGACTTCCCGCCGAGGTCGCGCGCCGCCGCACCTTCGCCGTGATCTCGCACCCCGACGCCGGTAAGTCCACGCTCACCGAGGCACTGGCGCTGCACGCCAAGATGATCTCCGAGGCGGGCGCCATCCACGGCAAGGCCGGCCGCAAGTCGACCGTGTCGGACTGGATGGAGATGGAGAAGGCGCGCGGCATCTCGGTGAGCTCGACCGCGCTGCAGTTCAACTACCGGGCCGCCGGGTCCGATGTCGACAACGTGATCAACCTGGTCGACACCCCGGGCCACTCCGACTTCTCCGAGGACACCTACCGCGTGCTCACCGCGGTCGACGCCGCGGTCATGCTGATCGACGCCGCCAAGGGCCTGGAACCGCAGACGCTGAAGCTGTTCCAGGTGTGCAGGCACCGGGGTATCCCGGTCATCACCGTCATCAACAAGTGGGACCGCCCTGGCCAGGCGCCGCTGGAGCTGCTCGACGAGATCAGCGAGCGGATCGGTCTGACGCCCACCCCGCTGTTCCTGCCGGTCGGCATCGCGGGCGACTTCCGCGGCCTGCTGCGCCGCGGCCCCGAGGGCGAGGCCACCGAGTACGTCCACTTCACCCGCACCGCCGGTGGCGCGACCATCGCACCGGAGGAGTCGCTGAGCCCGGCTGAGGCCGAGGCGCGCGAGGGCGAGGCCTGGACGACCGCCGCTGAGGAGAGCGAGCTGCTCTCGGCCACCGGGCAGGACCACGACCAGGAGCTGTTCCTGGCCGGGCAGACCTCGCCGGTCATCTACGCCTCGGCGATGCTGAACTTCGGCGTGCGCCAGCTGCTGGAGACGCTGGTCGCGCTGGCGCCCGCGCCGGGTGCGCGCGCCGACGTCACCGGCAAGGACCGCCAGACCGGTGATCCGTTCAGCGCGGTGGTGTTCAAGGTGCAGGCCGGAATGGACACCGCGCACCGCGACCGGCTGGCGTTCATGCGGATCGTGTCCGGCGAGTTCGAGCGCGGCATGGTCGTCACGCACGCGCAGACCGGTCGGCCGTTCGCCACCAAGTACGCGCTGACCGTGTTCGGCCGCGAGCGTACCACCGTCGACACCGCCTACCCGGGCGATGTGGTCGGCCTGGTGAACGCGACCGCGCTGGCACCGGGGCACACCCTGTTCGTGGACAAGAAGGTGGAGTTCCCGCCCATCCCGAGCTTCGCCCCCGAGCACTTCGCGACCCTGCGCGCGCAGAGCGCGGGCAAGTACAAGCAGTTCCGCAAGGCCATCGACCAGCTCGACTCCGAGGGCGTGGTGCAGGTGCTGCGCAACGACGCCCGCGGTGATCAGTCGCCGGTGCTGGCGGCGGTCGGCCCGATGCAGTTCGAGGTCGTCACCGCGCGCATGCAGGCGGAGTTCAATGTGGAAACCCAGCTGGACTTCCTGCCCTTCACCCTGGCCCGGCGCACCGACGCCGAGTCGGCGCCGGAACTCGACCGTCAGCGCGGTGTCGAGGTGTTCACCCGCACCGACGGGGCGATCCTGGCGCTGTTCAGCGACAAGTGGCGGCTGCAGTACATCGAGAAGGAGCATCCGAAGCTCACGTTGGAGCCGCTCGTCGCCACGGCGGACTAA
- a CDS encoding Abi-alpha family protein produces the protein MDVDDGTPSTELVRRPVPPLETTGDRRGVLPVSPVRTVRAATGVARVALTAASGMTLWTLDTALGVTVTVLRGSIAGAPPKEVLAEAEGEVRERLRHALGLPVGGEQHGDGGMPTLREQGAELLRLSASTHAAQPDTHPAYPGILAEITPDEARVLRFLHVDGPQPALDVRTGRQRAFGGERLISGLTMVGEHAGLRFPNRVPQYLPNLRRLGLIEFTREPVGNPSRYQLIEAQEQVRDALKRGFGTKVSYRSIILTEFGADFVQTCLLSRLSETSGQA, from the coding sequence ATGGATGTAGACGACGGGACCCCGTCCACCGAACTGGTGCGACGACCGGTACCGCCGCTCGAAACAACCGGTGACCGGCGCGGCGTGCTGCCCGTCTCGCCGGTCCGCACGGTGCGCGCGGCCACCGGCGTCGCCCGGGTCGCGCTCACCGCGGCCTCGGGCATGACGCTGTGGACGCTCGACACCGCGCTCGGGGTGACCGTCACCGTGCTGCGCGGCAGCATCGCGGGCGCCCCGCCCAAGGAAGTCCTCGCCGAGGCGGAAGGCGAAGTGCGCGAACGTCTCCGGCACGCGCTCGGCCTGCCGGTCGGCGGCGAGCAGCACGGCGACGGCGGCATGCCGACACTGCGCGAACAGGGCGCCGAACTGCTGCGGCTCTCGGCCAGCACGCACGCGGCGCAGCCGGATACCCATCCCGCCTATCCCGGCATCCTCGCCGAGATCACCCCCGACGAGGCGCGGGTGCTGCGGTTCCTGCACGTCGACGGACCGCAGCCCGCGCTCGACGTGCGCACCGGCCGTCAGCGGGCCTTCGGCGGCGAGCGCCTGATCAGCGGCTTGACCATGGTCGGCGAGCACGCGGGCCTGCGCTTCCCGAATCGCGTTCCGCAGTACCTGCCGAACCTGCGCAGGCTCGGGCTGATCGAGTTCACCCGTGAGCCCGTGGGCAATCCGAGCCGCTACCAGCTCATCGAGGCGCAGGAGCAGGTGCGCGACGCGCTCAAGCGTGGATTCGGTACGAAGGTGAGCTACCGCAGCATCATCCTCACCGAGTTCGGCGCCGATTTCGTGCAAACCTGCCTGCTGTCCCGCCTCTCCGAGACTTCAGGCCAGGCTTGA